From a single Strix uralensis isolate ZFMK-TIS-50842 chromosome 27, bStrUra1, whole genome shotgun sequence genomic region:
- the TLE2 gene encoding transducin-like enhancer protein 2 isoform X11, with the protein MFPQGRHPTPLQPGQPFKFSVLEICDRIKEEFQFLQAQYHSLKLECEKLVSEKTEMQRHYVMYYEMSYGLNIEMHKQAEIVKRLSAICAQIIPFLTQEHQQQVLQAVERAKQVTMGELNSIVGQQQLQHLSHHASPIPLTPHPSSMQPSSLSGASGASGLLALSGALMAQSQLAAKEDRVAQDGENRDIRGSTLRMDEVGNGSGVTFQPVSPPALPCSAPRSPLPRCSGTASTLTASSSPPSASPTPTGRTLPLLPLGPERSPSRSVSASPAESLQDEEQTGGMGLKRKREEKDLPGHYDSDGDKSDYNLVVDEDPSSEPSSPGHAPSSRLPPVHREMPESPSSIASSRSTTPLKLKDQSLSPGTGAEVPALRGRVIVCWAQPWLCRYFPSSCLQDSPELLSAIDFDFSLFFFSLPPCRAPAQCSD; encoded by the exons ATGTTCCCGCAGGGACGGCACCCG ACCCCACTCCAGCCCGGGCAGCCCTTCAAGTTCTCGGTCCTGGAAATCTGCGACCGCATCAAGGAGGAATTTCAGTTCCTGCAGGCGCAGTACCACAG CCTGAAGCTGGAATGTGAGAAGCTGGTGAGCGAGAAGACAGAGATGCAGAGACATTATGTCATG TACTATGAGATGTCCTACGGGCTGAACATTGAAATGCACAAGCAG GCAGAGATTGTCAAGAGACTGAGTGCCATCTGTGCCCAAATTATACCCTTTCTGACACAGGAG caccagcagcaggtcCTGCAGGCGGTGGAACGGGCCAAGCAGGTGACCATGGGGGAGCTGAACAGCATCGTCGGG cagcagcagcttcagcaccTCTCCCACCACGCATCCCCCATCCCGCTGACACCCCACCCCTCCAGCATGCAGCCTTCTAGCCTGAGCGGGGCCAGTGGCGCCTCGGGGCTCCTGGCCCTCTCGGGGGCACTGATGGCACAGTCTCAGCTGGCAGCCAAGGAGGACAGAGTGGCCCAGGATGGGGAGAACAGAG ACATCAGAGGATCCACACTGCGGATGGACGAAGTGGGAAATGGGTCAGGTGTGACTTTTCAGCCAGTGTCTCCTCCCGCGTTGCCTTGCAgtgccccccgctcccccctaCCCCGGTGCTCGGGCACAGCGTCCACACTAacagcctcttcctctcctccctctgcctcgCCGACACCGACGGGCCGGACACTCCCGCTGCTGCCGCTGGGCCCAGAGCGCTCCCCGAGCCGG AGCGTCTCTGCTTCCCCTGCCGAGAGCCTGCAGGACGAGGAGCAGACGGGGGGCATGGGCCTGAAGAGGAAGCGGGAGGAGAAGGACCTGCCCGGGCATTAT GATAGCGACGGGGACAAGAGCGACTACAACCTCGTGGTGGACGAG GACCCCTCCTCGGAGCCCAGCAGCCCCGGCCACGCGCCCAGCAGCCGGCTCCCACCAGTCCACCGGGAGATGCCCGAGAGCCCTTCGTCCATCGCCTCCAGCCGGAGCACGACGCCCCTCAAGCTGAAGGACCAGAGCCTG AGCCCCGGCACTGGAGCGGAGGTCCCTGCCCTCAGAGGGAGGGTGATCGtctgctgggcacagccctggctctgcaggtATTTTCCATCCAGCTGCCTGCAGGattccccagagctgctctcagcaatcgattttgatttttctcttttttttttttcccttcctcc
- the TLE2 gene encoding transducin-like enhancer protein 2 isoform X12, protein MFPQGRHPTPLQPGQPFKFSVLEICDRIKEEFQFLQAQYHSLKLECEKLVSEKTEMQRHYVMYYEMSYGLNIEMHKQAEIVKRLSAICAQIIPFLTQEHQQQVLQAVERAKQVTMGELNSIVGQQQLQHLSHHASPIPLTPHPSSMQPSSLSGASGASGLLALSGALMAQSQLAAKEDRVAQDGENRGGWIEIFPASPRKTDELTPY, encoded by the exons ATGTTCCCGCAGGGACGGCACCCG ACCCCACTCCAGCCCGGGCAGCCCTTCAAGTTCTCGGTCCTGGAAATCTGCGACCGCATCAAGGAGGAATTTCAGTTCCTGCAGGCGCAGTACCACAG CCTGAAGCTGGAATGTGAGAAGCTGGTGAGCGAGAAGACAGAGATGCAGAGACATTATGTCATG TACTATGAGATGTCCTACGGGCTGAACATTGAAATGCACAAGCAG GCAGAGATTGTCAAGAGACTGAGTGCCATCTGTGCCCAAATTATACCCTTTCTGACACAGGAG caccagcagcaggtcCTGCAGGCGGTGGAACGGGCCAAGCAGGTGACCATGGGGGAGCTGAACAGCATCGTCGGG cagcagcagcttcagcaccTCTCCCACCACGCATCCCCCATCCCGCTGACACCCCACCCCTCCAGCATGCAGCCTTCTAGCCTGAGCGGGGCCAGTGGCGCCTCGGGGCTCCTGGCCCTCTCGGGGGCACTGATGGCACAGTCTCAGCTGGCAGCCAAGGAGGACAGAGTGGCCCAGGATGGGGAGAACAGAG GTGGGTGGATAGAGATTTTCCCTGCTTCCCCGAGGAAGACTGATGAGCTCACCCCCTATTAG